The DNA segment TTTTTGACCTGCGAGATAGCGTCATCACTTAAATGAGTCAAGACGGTTTTGCGAATATTATAGTCTGACAACAATTCGGGCAGTTTTTCCAGAGCGATATGGGTCGTTTCAATTATAAACAGATCGAGATTCTTCAAGTACTTTTCAACATCGGAAAATACGGCGATATCCGAAGAATAAAGGATTCTTCGTCCATTTTCGACATTAATTTCGAAGGCGTATGATTGCATCTTATTGGGCAAATTATATTGGGCGACAACTTTTTCGGTGATGCCGGTTTTTAAATGTGTTGTGGGATGGGCCGATATCTCCGAACCGCAAAAGGAAATGATCTTGTCATCAATCGCACGGAGCCAGAGATGAAAGGGATATTTTTCGGGCATCAGATAAACGGCGGTGAGATACGCCCTGAAAATTTGCAGACCTTCCTCGGGCAGATAAATAATCAGGTCGGCACTCCGTTCCTTTTGGTACATCAACTGCAGAAGAAAGGTCAGGTCCGAAATATGATCGGAATGCATATGTGAAATAAAAACAGCTTTTATTTGATGCGGATCAATTTGAAACCGTAGCAGAGATGAAACCACGCCGCTCCCGCAGTCAAACAGAATCAGATCGTCATTTATTTTTAGCAGATAACCGGAACAGGCTCTTGTCGCCGAAGGGATTCCCGATGCGGAACCCAATACGATCCAATGAATCGGCGGCATGGCACTCCTATTTGATCTTGATTGACGACATAATATCCAGCGCCTTCAAACAGTCATCCCGGGAAACATCGAGATGTGTCACGAAACGGAGCCGCGTTTTTCCAAAAACCACCGCCAGGACCCCGCTGTCTTTTAAAATCGTGACCAGTTCCTCGGGTGATTTCCCGCTCTCAGAGATGTCGGCTATGACGATATTGGTTTCGACCCGGCTCATATCCACCCGGAAACCCTTTATTTTATTCAGGCCTTCGGCGAGAATCTTGGCATTGCGGTGATCATCGGCGAGCCGCTCAATATTATTTTCGACCGCGTACAACCCCGCCGCGGCCAATATCCCGACTTGCCGCATCCCGCCGCCGAATAATTTCCGAATCCTTCTGGCTTTGGCGATAAAAGCCCTGTCGCCGACGATCATCGACCCGACCGGCGCTCCCAGGCCCTTGGAGAGGCAGACCGACATTGAATCGAACGGTGCCGCCCAGTCGGACAGCGGTATTCCCGTGGCCACATGAGCATTCCAGATCCGCGCCCCGTCCAGGTGCATAAGAAGTTTGTGCTTATCGGCAACCACCCGGATACGTCGAATTTCCTCCAACGGGAAAATTGTCCCGCCATGGCGGTTATGGGTATTTTCGAGCGTGACTATTTTCGTAATGGGGTGATGAATATTCGGGGGGCGAATCGCCTCTTCAACCTGTTCGGCCGTCAGTATGCCCCTTTCAGTCGCAATCATATTGGTCAGAAGTTGGGAATGAACCGCCGGCCCCGCGGCTTCATAATTGACAACATGACAATCCCGCTCGCAGAGGAGTTCCCAACCCGGCTCGGAAATGGCCCGCAGGGCCACCTGATTACCCATCGTCCCCGAGGGGACATAAAGCGAGGCCTCTCTGCCGAACAGTTCCGCTACCTTTTGCTCCAGGCGGATTACGGTCGGATCATCACCGAAAACATCATCACCAACCTCGGCTTCCGCAATGGCCCGGCGCATCGCAGGCGACGGCTTAGTGACGGTATCGGAACGTAAATCGATGACTTTCATATTTGTTTAATCCCTGAATAAATCTTCTTGTAGATTGATACGTTTCAGCCCGAATTACCAATAAATGGCGCTCATCATTAATTGCATGACAAGGCCGCTTACAAGGGGAACGCTGGCATTGTCATCGACATTGAAAGAAATGGCCTCGGTAACCGTGGCCACGACCGCCCCGATATATGCCACGGATAGCGGCAGGTGCGGATTTATCAGGGCCACAACCGAAGCCGCCGCCAGAAAGGCCAGCGAACCCTCCAGTGATTTGGTTCTGAATCTCACCCGGCCGAAACGGCGGCCGATTATAGCGGAGGCAGGATCACCCACCATGATATACGCCAGAGCCGCCAGCGCTACCGGTTTGGAAAAGAGTCCGATCGCCAGACAGGATGTCGCCAGAATGTAACTGGCCCCGGTAAAATCGCCCATCATCTCATGTTCGCGAATTATAGGTGACAGAATCCCTTTCAGGTAGTGCCACAGGCGCCAGTTGCGGAGCCGCCCGATATCGACAATAATCATCGCCGCCGTAATCGGGATCATTATCGCCAGGGCCTGACCCTTGCTCAAACCCAGGAAATAATATCCGCCGGGAATTACCAAGGCGAAGAGATGGGTCAACTTCCGAAGAAGTTCGCCCTTGAAGGCAATATGATTTCCTCCCTGATGGGGCAAGCGCCTATCCTTTTGTATATTAACGGCGAGCTTTAGGCGGCAGTTCGATTCTCTTCAGGCGATTCAGATTGTAAACAACTTTGTGCTTGGCCAGAAGATTGCGCCGCCACTGACCTTCCAATTCCGTCTTATGCTCGGCTTTGAGAGTGTCGACAATTCCTGGCCGGGCCTGTTCCAGTGTCATGTCAAATTTCTGATCGACGATTTTTATGATATGATATCCGAACTCTGTCTTGACCGGATGGGAAATGTTTCCTTTGCCCAGAGTGATGGCGACGCGATAGAAATTATCCGGCATCTCCCCCGGACCGATATATCCGAGATCCGCCGCCGCAGTCCGTATCTCTTCGGCCCCCGGATAATATTGTCGGGCCAATGTCATGAAATCAACTCCTGACAGCGCTTGATCGCGCAGAAACTCGCCGAAAACGGAGTCCTGGACTATGATATGCTGGACATAAATAGGTTTTTTGAATTTGTACTTATCTATATTCCGCTGATAATAATCGGATATCAGACTGTCACTCGGCTGATAGTTGGGATCATAAGCTTCCAGCCGTATATGCTCCATCGCATATTTATGATAGAGCCGCTCTCTTTCGTTGGCGACGGCCGTATCTTTGGATAGACCGAGATTATCCCCGGCTTGGACCAGCTGCAATGTCAGCGATTCGCGGCTCAGGATATTATGCTTATCCTCAAGGGTTAATTCATTTTTATGACCGGCCGTCATCGCCAGATCAAACATATCAGGCAGACGACGAAAAGCAATCGTATCTTTGCCGTTCACAATAACCGCCCAAACCGTATCGCCGACCGAACGAGCCGGAAGATTAAGGGCCGAGTCATTAAATATGAGATTCGCCGTTCGCGACAACGAGTCCAGAATGCGCCGGCTGCGAACATTGGCCTCATTGGCGGCCAGAAGCCGGACAGCCGTCTTATAATAATCGCCCGTCAGTGGCGCCAGACCAGAGTCGATATGATCAATCACCTGAAGAATATGCCAGCCATCGGGCGATTTAAAGGGCTGGGAAACTTCTCCCTTGGGCAGAGAGAAAGCGACATCCTCGAATTCCTTACTATAGGTATTTCGATAAAAATACCCAAGATCGCCGTGCTGATCGCCTGATTCGCGGTTCATTGAATAGTCATAGGCCAGATTTCCCAGAACTTCGCCGGAATCGATCCTTTCCCGCAAGCGGAAAACGGTCGCCTTGGCGATAGAGTCCAATTGCTCATCGGTGAAATTCTTATATCGCAGGGAGTCGGCCCCCAGGCGAAGCCCTTTGGGTGAAATGGTCAACTGGCGTGCCCGGACCTGTTCTTTCAGCATGAATTTTTCTTTATTGGCCTGGTAGAAGCTGTCTACGGCCGAGGAATCGACATTTATGGAATCGAGGACCAGACGGCTGTAAATATAATTAATAAAGAAATCGTTAAAGCGCTGGCGGAAATTGTGGAAATTCACATAATCCTTGCTTAAATCAACCCGGTCGGCATCCATCGACACGAGAGAATCAACGACAATTTCCTGAAGAGTATCAAAATATATGGTGGAATCAACTAGGCCCCCTTCTTTAAGCAGATTGCTGGCCGCGAGCCGTTGATACAGGTTGGATGCCAGAATTCGATTGGAGGAATCGAGTACGGCCACCGGGAAATCATTTTTGGTGATATCCGTAAACCCGACTTTCGACACGCCGCAGCCGCTGATAGAAGCAACCAGAACAACCATGACCGGGAAAATGCCGTAAATAAATCTCGCTCTCATGCGCAAAATCCTGAGGTTAAGCATTATAGGTTCAAGGAATTTATACAAATGAACGGGAAAATCAAGCCAAAAAAATGGAATCTAGACTGACCGGTTGGTTTCGGCCGCGATCGCATCGGATGACGGGGTCGATATTTCCGCCATTTTGCTCGGCATACGATTGAAGAATAAGGCAAAGGTGGTGCCGACCCCGACCGCCGTTTTGACCATCAGATCGATTTTCAAATTTTCCGTCAGCCTTTGCACAATGGCCAGACCGAGACCGGTTCCGTCCTTTTTGGTCGAAAAGAAGGGATCAAAAATTTTGGCCAGATGTTCCTTATCGATCCCGGGGCCGCTGTCGGTGATATCGAGGCGAATCGAGTCATTATCCACCTGACCGATACGTACGACAACTTCCCCCCCCGACTCACCGATCGCTTCGCAGGCATTGACAATCAGATTAATCAGGACCTGCTTTATTTTATCTTCGTCTCCGAAAATGTAAATATATGATTCCTGCACCGACAGCCGAAGATTAATATTGTCTTGGAAAGATGGGTGGTGCCGGACCACCTCAAAGACATCACTTACCAGGCGGCAAAGTTCCACCTTCTCGAAGACCGGGCGGTTGCTCCGGGCGTACAGTAGAAAATCGGATAGGATATTGTTGAGTCGTGACGACTCCCTGACAATCAGATCGAGCAGGCGGCGGTTTTGCCCCGTCAGGTTGAGTTCCGCCTTGAGAACCTCGACCGAGCCCGAAATGGCGGCCAAAGGATTGCGGATTTCATGGGCAATGGCGGCTGACAATTCCCCGACGGCCGCCATCCGATCGGCGGCCCGCATTTTTTCCTCCAGAATTTTTGTCTCGGTCAAGTCCTGAAAAATGGCGATGACCCCGCGTATTTCGTTGCGCTCGTCGAGAAGCAGCGATGTTGAAATTCCGAGCGGCACGATATTGCCGTCCGTACCGAAAATTTCGATTTCATTGCGGGGGAAGTGACGGCGGTAATCCAGTACTTCCCGAAGATTCTCCACCAATTGCGGCATCCGGTTCCCGAAAGCGATACGATAGTCGAACCCGCTGATATCCACTTCCCGATACCCCAAGATTTCTTCGGCGGCGCGATTAAAGAAAATGACCCGGCCTTCGCGGTCAATCGTCATCAAACCGGAGTTGAGGTGTTGCAGGATATCGTTGGTGTCCAATTGCGCCTGCCTCAGGGCCTGAGAAGCGCTGGCCAACTGCTCGTCTTTATGCTTGAGACGCTCGACCAGATACCCGGAAATGAAAGCAATCAGATAGAATGTCAGAATATGAAGAAAGATATTGTAAAAAGCCGCATCCTGGGTCGAGAAAATTGTCTCCAGAGCCCGTGTGGCCGAACCCGGGGCGCCGGCGATGGCCAGACCGAACCAAATAATAAAAGCGTAGGCAAATGATATTAGGGAGGCAACACCCAACGTCCCGGCCAGATTATTCACCAGGGCCGAGGAAATTATGGTCAGTATAAATAGACCGGAAAAGGCTGATTGGATATTGCCGGTCGTGTAGATAATACCTATTTCGATAATTATTTCAAAAAGCGTCTGCAGGAAAGCCACCACCCGGAAAAGGTGACGGGTCGGTATTTTGTTGCGGAGGACAAATATCAGCGGCAAAGACAGGGTCAATAACGAGTAAGCGAAAAAGGGAAAATTGAAGTATGCCGGATATTTCATCCAGAAGACGACGATTCCGGCGATCAAAATATATGTCGTCAGTCTGAGGGAAAGAACCCACGCGGGTTTGAAAATGAAGTCGTTCGATCTCATCACACAATAAAAAAGGGCGCCCGCCGTTGCGGACGCCCTGCGGCTGGAATTTTTATCCAATCTTTCCGATGATATCGAACATCGGTAGATACATGGCAATCATGATAGCACCGATAACGATACCCATGAATACAATAATAACCGGCTCGATCAGCGAGGTCAGGGCGCTGACGGCTTGATCCACTTCATCGTCATAAAAATCGGCGATTTTGGACAGCATATCATCGAGGCCGCCGGTCTTTTCACCGACCGATATCATCTGCGTCACCATCGGGGGGAAAACCCCTGTCTCCTTTAACGGCGCCGTAATGGTATCGCCTTCGGCGATCGAAAGCACGGCCTTCTTGATGGCCCGAGCGATAACTACATTTCCGGCCGTCTTGGCCGTTATTTCCAGAGCGTCCAGAATCGACACCCCCGAGGAAAGCAAAGTCCCCAGAGTTCTGGTGAAACGGGCTACCGATGATTTGCGCACCAGATTACCAAATACCGGCGCCTTTAAAAGCCCGGCATCGAACATCGCCCGGCCCGATTCGGTCTTAATCCAATAAATAAAAGCCGCCGTGGCGCCAATTAGGCCCCCAAACAGCAGGAGAAGGTTGTGCCGAAGAAAATTACTGACTGCCAGAACCATCAGGGTTGGTTTCGGCAATTCTGCTCCGAGGCCGCCGAACATTTTGGCGAAGGTCGGCACGACAAAGGTCAACATGGCAAAGGTGACGCCGATGGCCACGATGCAGACGATAGTCGGATAGACCATGGCGCCTTTTACTTTGCGGACCAGACTGTCGGCTTTCTCACGATAGACCGCCAGACGCACCAGAATGGTGTCGAGGGCTCCGCCCATTTCACCGGCCTCGACCATATTGCTGTACAATTGATCGAAAACCTTGGGGTGACGGCTGAGCGCCTCGGACAGGGTCGATCCTCCCTGCACCCCCTCTTTGACATCGTTAATGATCCGGCACAATTCCTTGCTCTCCATTTGCGCCCCGAGAATTTCGAGGCACTGCACCATCGGGAGACCGGCGCCGATCATAGTGGCGAACTGGCGTGTGAATCGCGAAATATCGACTTTTTTTACTCCCGTGCCCAATTTAATTTTTAGTTCCGCCGGCTTCTTGCGGATGGTCGAAACGAGAATGCGGTTCTGGCGCAGGATCCGCTCCATCTCTTCGCGGCTGTGAGCCGACAGTTCGCCCTGGACCACCGCGCCGGCAAGAGTCTTTCCTTTGTATTCGAATACGGGCATAATCTATTCCCTTCTCCGGCGGCCCTAAGCCATCACCGGTGATTTTCCTCTCGTCAGCATTTCATTCAATTCCTGTATATTGGAACTAAAGCCCATCGCATCGCCAATGGTAATTTTACCGGAATTGTAAAGCTCGGCCAGAGACTGATTCATCGTTTTCATACCGTATTTCTGACCGGATTGTATCATGCTGTATATTTGATGGACCTTGTCGTCACGTATTAGGGCGCGGATCGCGGGGGTGCAAATCATCACCTCCAGACTCATGACCCGGCCGCCGCCGATTTTCGGTATCAGGCACTGGGATACCACCGCCTGAAGCGAAAAAGATAAGGAAATCCTGACCTGCTCCTGCTGGCTGGTCGGGAATACGTCGATTATACGGTTAATCGATTCCGCCGTGGAATTGGTGTGAAGGGTGGCGAAAGCCAGGTGCCCGGTTTCGGAGATATTTATAGCCGCTTCAATGGTTTCAAGATCACGCATTTCGCCGACCAGAACGACATCGGGATCCTCGCGAAGAGCATATTTCAGGGCCGAGGCAAAGGAATTGGTGTCGGAATAAACCTCGCGCTGATTTATTATGGAGGACTGATGGCGGTGCAGATACTCGATCGGGTCCTCCACCGTAATAATGTGACATTGCCGTTCCCGATTTATCTTGTCGATAATGGCCGCCAGAGTAGTCGACTTTCCTGAACCGGTCGGACCGGTAACCAGGATCAGCCCGCGCGGGAGCTTGGAGAACTCCGATACCACTTTCGGTAGCCCCAGCTCTTCAAAGGTCTTGACAC comes from the Candidatus Zixiibacteriota bacterium genome and includes:
- a CDS encoding conserved hypothetical protein (Evidence 4 : Unknown function but conserved in other organisms); protein product: MPPIHWIVLGSASGIPSATRACSGYLLKINDDLILFDCGSGVVSSLLRFQIDPHQIKAVFISHMHSDHISDLTFLLQLMYQKERSADLIIYLPEEGLQIFRAYLTAVYLMPEKYPFHLWLRAIDDKIISFCGSEISAHPTTHLKTGITEKVVAQYNLPNKMQSYAFEINVENGRRILYSSDIAVFSDVEKYLKNLDLFIIETTHIALEKLPELLSDYNIRKTVLTHLSDDAISQVKNFIDDFSGTTELVIAEDGLTVSL
- the ltaA gene encoding L-allo-threonine aldolase codes for the protein MKVIDLRSDTVTKPSPAMRRAIAEAEVGDDVFGDDPTVIRLEQKVAELFGREASLYVPSGTMGNQVALRAISEPGWELLCERDCHVVNYEAAGPAVHSQLLTNMIATERGILTAEQVEEAIRPPNIHHPITKIVTLENTHNRHGGTIFPLEEIRRIRVVADKHKLLMHLDGARIWNAHVATGIPLSDWAAPFDSMSVCLSKGLGAPVGSMIVGDRAFIAKARRIRKLFGGGMRQVGILAAAGLYAVENNIERLADDHRNAKILAEGLNKIKGFRVDMSRVETNIVIADISESGKSPEELVTILKDSGVLAVVFGKTRLRFVTHLDVSRDDCLKALDIMSSIKIK
- the tapC gene encoding Type IV pilus assembly protein TapC, whose translation is MPVFEYKGKTLAGAVVQGELSAHSREEMERILRQNRILVSTIRKKPAELKIKLGTGVKKVDISRFTRQFATMIGAGLPMVQCLEILGAQMESKELCRIINDVKEGVQGGSTLSEALSRHPKVFDQLYSNMVEAGEMGGALDTILVRLAVYREKADSLVRKVKGAMVYPTIVCIVAIGVTFAMLTFVVPTFAKMFGGLGAELPKPTLMVLAVSNFLRHNLLLLFGGLIGATAAFIYWIKTESGRAMFDAGLLKAPVFGNLVRKSSVARFTRTLGTLLSSGVSILDALEITAKTAGNVVIARAIKKAVLSIAEGDTITAPLKETGVFPPMVTQMISVGEKTGGLDDMLSKIADFYDDEVDQAVSALTSLIEPVIIVFMGIVIGAIMIAMYLPMFDIIGKIG
- a CDS encoding conserved hypothetical protein (Evidence 4 : Unknown function but conserved in other organisms), which translates into the protein MRARFIYGIFPVMVVLVASISGCGVSKVGFTDITKNDFPVAVLDSSNRILASNLYQRLAASNLLKEGGLVDSTIYFDTLQEIVVDSLVSMDADRVDLSKDYVNFHNFRQRFNDFFINYIYSRLVLDSINVDSSAVDSFYQANKEKFMLKEQVRARQLTISPKGLRLGADSLRYKNFTDEQLDSIAKATVFRLRERIDSGEVLGNLAYDYSMNRESGDQHGDLGYFYRNTYSKEFEDVAFSLPKGEVSQPFKSPDGWHILQVIDHIDSGLAPLTGDYYKTAVRLLAANEANVRSRRILDSLSRTANLIFNDSALNLPARSVGDTVWAVIVNGKDTIAFRRLPDMFDLAMTAGHKNELTLEDKHNILSRESLTLQLVQAGDNLGLSKDTAVANERERLYHKYAMEHIRLEAYDPNYQPSDSLISDYYQRNIDKYKFKKPIYVQHIIVQDSVFGEFLRDQALSGVDFMTLARQYYPGAEEIRTAAADLGYIGPGEMPDNFYRVAITLGKGNISHPVKTEFGYHIIKIVDQKFDMTLEQARPGIVDTLKAEHKTELEGQWRRNLLAKHKVVYNLNRLKRIELPPKARR
- a CDS encoding Phosphatidate cytidylyltransferase; protein product: MPHQGGNHIAFKGELLRKLTHLFALVIPGGYYFLGLSKGQALAIMIPITAAMIIVDIGRLRNWRLWHYLKGILSPIIREHEMMGDFTGASYILATSCLAIGLFSKPVALAALAYIMVGDPASAIIGRRFGRVRFRTKSLEGSLAFLAAASVVALINPHLPLSVAYIGAVVATVTEAISFNVDDNASVPLVSGLVMQLMMSAIYW
- a CDS encoding PAS protein produces the protein MRSNDFIFKPAWVLSLRLTTYILIAGIVVFWMKYPAYFNFPFFAYSLLTLSLPLIFVLRNKIPTRHLFRVVAFLQTLFEIIIEIGIIYTTGNIQSAFSGLFILTIISSALVNNLAGTLGVASLISFAYAFIIWFGLAIAGAPGSATRALETIFSTQDAAFYNIFLHILTFYLIAFISGYLVERLKHKDEQLASASQALRQAQLDTNDILQHLNSGLMTIDREGRVIFFNRAAEEILGYREVDISGFDYRIAFGNRMPQLVENLREVLDYRRHFPRNEIEIFGTDGNIVPLGISTSLLLDERNEIRGVIAIFQDLTETKILEEKMRAADRMAAVGELSAAIAHEIRNPLAAISGSVEVLKAELNLTGQNRRLLDLIVRESSRLNNILSDFLLYARSNRPVFEKVELCRLVSDVFEVVRHHPSFQDNINLRLSVQESYIYIFGDEDKIKQVLINLIVNACEAIGESGGEVVVRIGQVDNDSIRLDITDSGPGIDKEHLAKIFDPFFSTKKDGTGLGLAIVQRLTENLKIDLMVKTAVGVGTTFALFFNRMPSKMAEISTPSSDAIAAETNRSV
- the pilT gene encoding Twitching mobility protein encodes the protein MITLRQLLEEMVKMNASDLHLTVGSPPVVRIDGKLVKMTYDALTPDLTKKLAYSIMNEKQRLKFETNSELDLSFGIENMSRFRCNVFMQRGNVAVALRQIPYRVKTFEELGLPKVVSEFSKLPRGLILVTGPTGSGKSTTLAAIIDKINRERQCHIITVEDPIEYLHRHQSSIINQREVYSDTNSFASALKYALREDPDVVLVGEMRDLETIEAAINISETGHLAFATLHTNSTAESINRIIDVFPTSQQEQVRISLSFSLQAVVSQCLIPKIGGGRVMSLEVMICTPAIRALIRDDKVHQIYSMIQSGQKYGMKTMNQSLAELYNSGKITIGDAMGFSSNIQELNEMLTRGKSPVMA